A genome region from Pristis pectinata isolate sPriPec2 chromosome 4, sPriPec2.1.pri, whole genome shotgun sequence includes the following:
- the LOC127569791 gene encoding septin-8-B-like isoform X2, producing the protein METAETEQRPVAEKRNLSLSGHVGFDSLPDQLVSKSVSQGFCFNILCVGETGIGKSTLMNTLFNTMFESDEATHYEPGVRLKPQSYCLKETNVDLKLTIVNTVGFGDQVNKEESYKPVVDYIDAQFENYLQEELKIRRSLHDFHDSRIHVCLYFIAPTGHCLKSLDLVTMKKLDSKVNIIPIVAKADTISKSELHKFKIKIMSELVSNGVQIYQFPTDDDAVAEINSTMNAHLPFAVVGSMEEVKVGNKLVKARQYPWGVVQVENENHCDFVKLREMLIRVNMEDLREQTHTRHYELYRRCKLEEMGFKDTDPDSKPFSLQETYEAKRNEFMSELQKKEEEMRQMFVMRVKETETDLKEKEKELHDQFDQLKKTHQEEKKKLEEKRRELEEEMNAFNRRRMAAQTLQGQGFQATGQQPVKKDKDRKK; encoded by the exons GTCGCAGAGAAGCGGAACCTTAGCCTTAGTGGTCATGTCGGTTTTGACAGCCTTCCTGATCAATTAGTCAGCAAATCTGTATCACAAGGCTTCTGTTTCAACATTCTTTGTGTGG GGGAAACGGGTATAGGTAAATCGACATTAATGAACACATTGTTCAACACAATGTTTGAAAGTGATGAGGCCACCCACTATGAACCAGGTGTACGTTTAAAGCCACAAAGTTACTGTTTGAAGGAGACCAACGTGGACCTTAAATTGACTATCGTTAATACAGTAGGATTTGGTGACCAAGTTAATAAAGAGGAAAG CTATAAACCAGTTGTTGACTACATTGATGCACAGTTTGAGAATTACCTGCAGGAAGAGCTGAAGATCAGGCGTTCGCTGCATGATTTTCATGATTCAAGAATTCACGTCTGCCTTTACTTCATTGCTCCCACTGGTCATTGCCTTAAATCATTGGATTTAGTCACAATGAAAAAACTGGACAGCAAG GTAAATATTATTCCCATTGTAGCCAAGGCAGATACAATTTCAAAAAGTGAGTTACATAAATTTAAGATAAAAATAATGAGTGAACTGGTCAGCAATGGTGTGCAGATATACCAGTTCCCAACGGATGATGATGCAGTGGCAGAGATCAACTCAACAATGAAT GCTCATCTCCCGTTTGCCGTCGTTGGCAGTATGGAAGAGGTGAAAGTGGGAAATAAACTGGTGAAAGCTCGGCAGTACCCATGGGGTGTTGTTCAGG ttgaaaatgaaaatcattGTGACTTTGTGAAGCTGCGTGAAATGCTGATTCGTGTTAATATGGAGGACCTGAGGGAGCAGACGCATACAAGACACTACGAGTTATATCGGCGATGCAAACTGGAGGAGATGGGATTCAAAGACACTGATCCTGACAGCAAACCATTCAG CCTGCAGGAAACCTATGAAGCCAAGAGGAATGAATTTATGAGTGAACTGCAGAAaaaggaggaggagatgaggcaaATGTTTGTCATGCGAGTTAAAGAAACTGAGACAGATCtgaaagagaaggaaaaggaG CTTCATGACCAGTTTGATCAATTGAAGAAAACACACCAGGAAGAGAAGAAAAAACTGGAGGAGAAGCGACGAGAATTGGAAGAAGAGATGAACGCATTCAACCGACGGAGAATGGCAGCCCAGACGCTGCAGGGACAAGGTTTCCAGGCTACAGGACAGCAGCCAGTCAAGAAAGACAAAGATAGAAAAAA atga
- the LOC127569791 gene encoding septin-8-B-like isoform X1: METAETEQRPVAEKRNLSLSGHVGFDSLPDQLVSKSVSQGFCFNILCVGETGIGKSTLMNTLFNTMFESDEATHYEPGVRLKPQSYCLKETNVDLKLTIVNTVGFGDQVNKEESYKPVVDYIDAQFENYLQEELKIRRSLHDFHDSRIHVCLYFIAPTGHCLKSLDLVTMKKLDSKVNIIPIVAKADTISKSELHKFKIKIMSELVSNGVQIYQFPTDDDAVAEINSTMNAHLPFAVVGSMEEVKVGNKLVKARQYPWGVVQVENENHCDFVKLREMLIRVNMEDLREQTHTRHYELYRRCKLEEMGFKDTDPDSKPFSLQETYEAKRNEFMSELQKKEEEMRQMFVMRVKETETDLKEKEKELHDQFDQLKKTHQEEKKKLEEKRRELEEEMNAFNRRRMAAQTLQGQGFQATGQQPVKKDKDRKN; encoded by the exons GTCGCAGAGAAGCGGAACCTTAGCCTTAGTGGTCATGTCGGTTTTGACAGCCTTCCTGATCAATTAGTCAGCAAATCTGTATCACAAGGCTTCTGTTTCAACATTCTTTGTGTGG GGGAAACGGGTATAGGTAAATCGACATTAATGAACACATTGTTCAACACAATGTTTGAAAGTGATGAGGCCACCCACTATGAACCAGGTGTACGTTTAAAGCCACAAAGTTACTGTTTGAAGGAGACCAACGTGGACCTTAAATTGACTATCGTTAATACAGTAGGATTTGGTGACCAAGTTAATAAAGAGGAAAG CTATAAACCAGTTGTTGACTACATTGATGCACAGTTTGAGAATTACCTGCAGGAAGAGCTGAAGATCAGGCGTTCGCTGCATGATTTTCATGATTCAAGAATTCACGTCTGCCTTTACTTCATTGCTCCCACTGGTCATTGCCTTAAATCATTGGATTTAGTCACAATGAAAAAACTGGACAGCAAG GTAAATATTATTCCCATTGTAGCCAAGGCAGATACAATTTCAAAAAGTGAGTTACATAAATTTAAGATAAAAATAATGAGTGAACTGGTCAGCAATGGTGTGCAGATATACCAGTTCCCAACGGATGATGATGCAGTGGCAGAGATCAACTCAACAATGAAT GCTCATCTCCCGTTTGCCGTCGTTGGCAGTATGGAAGAGGTGAAAGTGGGAAATAAACTGGTGAAAGCTCGGCAGTACCCATGGGGTGTTGTTCAGG ttgaaaatgaaaatcattGTGACTTTGTGAAGCTGCGTGAAATGCTGATTCGTGTTAATATGGAGGACCTGAGGGAGCAGACGCATACAAGACACTACGAGTTATATCGGCGATGCAAACTGGAGGAGATGGGATTCAAAGACACTGATCCTGACAGCAAACCATTCAG CCTGCAGGAAACCTATGAAGCCAAGAGGAATGAATTTATGAGTGAACTGCAGAAaaaggaggaggagatgaggcaaATGTTTGTCATGCGAGTTAAAGAAACTGAGACAGATCtgaaagagaaggaaaaggaG CTTCATGACCAGTTTGATCAATTGAAGAAAACACACCAGGAAGAGAAGAAAAAACTGGAGGAGAAGCGACGAGAATTGGAAGAAGAGATGAACGCATTCAACCGACGGAGAATGGCAGCCCAGACGCTGCAGGGACAAGGTTTCCAGGCTACAGGACAGCAGCCAGTCAAGAAAGACAAAGATAGAAAAAA